In the Cloacibacillus sp. genome, CTCGACGAACCACCGGAAGAACGTCATCTTCCTCTCATTCCTCTCGGCCTTCATCCTCGGCACGGCGAAACACTTCGGGCTGCTGCAGGCTTCGATCTCGACCCCCGGCAACATGTACCGCCTCGGCGGCCATGAGGCCCCGCCCTATATCATCAGCGTCTACCTCGGCGACGCCGTGGCGGGAATGCTGCGCGCGATCGAAGAGGGCGGCGGCGGCGATGGCGTGAAGCAGACCAAGGGCACGCTCGACCTCGGACTGCCGAAGCTGCCAGATATCGTGGCCTTCGACAGCGACCGCAACCGCACGAGCCCGCTGGCCTTCACCGGCAACAAGTTTGAATTCCGCGCGCCGGGAGCTTCGCAGGCGATGGCGGTGCCGGTAATGTCGCTGCTCTCCGTCTGGGCCGCCGGACTTGAAGAGTTCCTCACCCTATTTGAGGAGCGCATAAACGGCGGCGAAGATCCCGTCGAAGCGGCGATAAAGACAATCCGCAAGGTCTCCGAGATAAATAAGGATATCCGCTTCGAGGGCGACGCCTACACGGGCGGCTGGCACGCTGAGGCGGAGCGCCGCGGGCTCGTCAAAGCCCATACTATTCCCGAGGGCATCGACCTCTTTATGGAACCCTCGACGCTGCAGATGCTCGAAGAGCTCGGCGTCTTTTCGAAAAAAGAGATGGAGGCCTTCCATACCATCAAGATGGAGAGCTTCGTAAAGAACATCGAGATAGAGATGTCCGTACTGCGCGACATGGTCTGGGAGGGAATACTTCCCGCCATCTCAAAGCAGCTCATCCTCGAGCGCGATTCCTTCGCCATCGCGGACGGCTTCGACCTTCCCGGCACAGAGAGCTGGAAGAGGATCATCGTGAAGCTTGCCGAAGCGAAGATATCGCTCATTGAAAAGACCCGCGAACTGGCGGCGCTGCGCGAAAAGATGGCGGCGATGCCGACGCGCGCGCACGCTGACGAAATTGTGAATTCAGCCGTCCCCCTCATGAAAGAGATCAGGAAGACGGCAGATTCTATAGAAATTTTCCTTTCTGGCGAAAATATGCCTTACCCCAATTACAGGAACCTCCTCTCACTTTCGGCCTAGTGCCGACCCATCCCTTAAGGGCTCCCCAGCCAAATCGGCCGGGGGGCCATTTTTACTGATTTATTTTTAGTTAATATAGTTCATATTAGGCAAGTATTTTTACTTAAATCAATGTTATAATTAATGCTAGAATAAATATTCAGAATTAATTAGTATCCTACAAGATGTAGTGAGCCTTTTTGTCGTTTAATTTAGAAACGCAAAAACGCAAAATAAAGGGGGTATCTATATGCTGAACAATGAACCTGAACTGCAGAAACAGTATGGGTTGTTTATCAATGGAGAATGGCGGCCGTCTAATGACGGGAAATACTTTAAGACCCACTGCCCGGCTAACGGGCATACGCTGGCCGAATGTGCGGAGGCAACGCGGGAGGACGTCGACCTTGCCGTAAGTACGGCCTGGGAGGCATGGAAGAGCTGGAAAGATGTCGCCCCGGCCAAAAGGGCTGATCTTCTGCTCAAGATCGCCGACGTGATCGACGCAAACAAAGAACATCTCGCGATGGTAGAATCGCTCAACAACGGCAAACCCATCCGAGAGACGATGGCCATCGACGTTCCCTTCTCAGCCGATCACTTCCGCTATTTCGCGGGGGCGGTGCGCACCGAGGAGGGCAGCGCGGCGATGCTCGACGAGAACACCATGTCGATAATCCTCCGCGAACCGATCGGCGTCGTCGGACAGATCGTACCTTGGAACTTCCCATTCCTCATGGCGGCCTGGAAACTCGCGCCGGTGCTCGCGGCTGGCTGCTGCACGGTATTTAAACCCTCGAGCCTCACGCCGCTTTCGGTGCTGGAACTTGCGCGCCTCATCGGCGACATCCTGCCGCCGGGCGTCTTCAACGTCGTCACCGGCAAAGGTTCCAAGGCCGGGCAGTTCATGCTGGAGCACGAAGGATTCAGGAAACTGGCCTTCACCGGCTCGACCGACGTCGGCGGAGATGTCGCGAAAGCCGCCGCAAACCGTCTGATCCCTTCGACGCTGGAACTCGGCGGCAAGTCGGCGAACATCTATTTCCCCGACTGCAAATGGGACATGGCGATGGACGGACTGCAGCTAGGCATCCTCTTCAACCAGGGGCAGGTCTGCTGCGCAGGCTCGCGCGTCTTCGTCCATGAGGATATTTACGACCGGTTCATACACGACGCGGTGAAGGCCTTCAACAGCATCAAAGTCGGCATGCCGTGGGAGACCGAGACCCAAATGGGCAGCCAGATAGACAAAAACCAGGTCAAAAAGATCCAGGCCGCCGTCGATATGGGCGTCGAGGAGGGAGCGCGCATCGCCTGCGGCGGACATCCCATCGCCGAGGGAGATTTCGCTAAGGGCTCCTTCTACGCGCCGACGTTGCTGGTCGACGTGACGAACGATATGAGAGTGGCGCAGGAGGAAATCTTTGGTCCCGTCGCCTGCGTCATCAAATTCAAAACGGAGGAAGAGGTCGTCGCGATGGCCAACGACAACGCCTACGGCCTCGGCGGCGCCGTCTGGACTCGCGACATAAACCGAGCGATAAGGGTCTGCCGCGGCATCGAGACTGGGCGCATGTGGGTCAACACCTACAATTCAATACCGGCCGGCGCGCCCTTCGGCGGATATAAGGCGAGCGGCGTAGGGCGTGAGACACACAAGGTGATACTCGAGCACTACACACAGATGAAAAACATCATGATAAACCTCAGCGAATCGCCAAGCGGCTTCTACCCGCGGGGTTAAAAGGCTGAAAACTAAAATAAAAGTTCCTTCGCCTGTTCTAGGCGAGGGAGCTTTTATTTTGTCCTTAAAACAGAAAAAAGTTTTATAATAACTACTATGCTGTTATAAAATGGGAATGTTAATTTAAGGAATGGGATGGTGAACACCATATGCCCCCTACAGAAAGAGCCGTGTCCATGCTGGGAGCAATATTTTCTTCATTGAAACACAGGGACTTCCGTATATTCTGGATCGGGCAGTGCGTCTCGTTAATGGGGACTTGGATGCAGCGCACGGCGCTCATCTGGCTCGTCTACACGATGACGGACTCGCCATTTCTCGTCGGACTTGTCGGCGTCGCGCAGTTCCTGCCGATGCTCCTCTTCACACTCTTTGCGGGCGCGGTCGTGGACCGTTTCCCCAAACGTAAAATACTGATCGTAACACAGTCGCTGCTGATGCTGCAGGCTTTCGCGCTGGCGCTGCTGGCCTTCTTCAACTCCGAGCAATACTGGCAGCTGCTTCTGCTCTGCGCCTTCCTCGGCATTACGACAACGATCGACATGCCGGCGCGCCTCTCGTTTTTCGCCGACCTGGTCGGCAAAGAGGACGTCATGAACGCCGTTTCGCTAAACTCATCGATCGTCAATCTCGCGCGCATCATCGGCCCCGCCGTCGCGGGGATCGTGATGGTGAAATTCGGCGCCGCCGTCTGCTTCCTTATCAACGCGCTGAGCTTCCTCGCCGTCATCTACAGCCTGACGCGCATTGAGACAAAAGACAGCGTCGCCCCTCCCCAAAAGAGGGATATGCTGGAGGAGGTCAAAGAGGGACTGGCCTACATCAAAAATGACGAAACGCTCTACCTCAACGCCGTCTTTCTCGCCATCGTCAGCACCTTCGCGATGAACAGCGAGGTCATCATCCCCGTCTTTGCCAAGACCGTCCTCGGCATGGGCGCGGGAGCCTATACGAAGCTGCTGTCCGCGGCGGGCGCGGGATCGCTTACCGGAGCCGTCACGATGGCCTCGCTCTCCAAAAAGGGGGTCAGAAAATGGATACTTCTCGTGGGAGCCGCCGCGACCCTTTCGGTACAGGTACTTATGGCGATCGCCTGGAACTATGCGCTGGCGCTGCTTTTCGTGGCGATGATCGGCTTCTTCAACCTCGTATTCCTCAACGCGGGAAACTCCATCTTCCAGGTCTACGCGCCCGACAAATATCGCGGCCGCGTGATGAGCGTCTATTCCTTCCTCACCCAGGGCTCGCTGCCGGTTGGCAACTTCTTCGCCGGCACCGCGATGCAGGCGCTCGGCGGCTGGGCCGGCTACCCAGTCTGCGGCCTCACGGCCTTCATCTGCCTCGCGTTCTTCATGAGAGATAAAAAAGAGGTTGTGACGGGATGGTTCGAGGGCGCTAAAGCATCAGAGGGGTAAAAATTTCTAAGAACCTTTCGAAAAAAAGGGCGGCATACTACTGTGTAGTATAACCACCCCGGTTCGCATATGTTGAAAAATTTTCTATATTTATGTCCGCACTATTGTTGTTTTTCCCTCAGCAGCGCCTTGATTTTTTCAGGCTTGGCCGGCAGACGCTTTACGCGCACGCCGACCGCGTTATAGATGGCGTTGATGATGGCCGGATGCGGCGCGGTAAGCGGCAGTTCTCCCGCTCCCGACGCTCCCCAGGGACCGAATTCGCGCGGCGTTTCCATGTGGATCAGCTCCATATCATCCGTTATGCTCTTGATGTAGGGGAATCCGCACGTCACGAGATTGTTATAGCGCGCCGGATCTTCAAAATCCTCGTAGAGCGCCAGGCCGATACCCTGCGCCAAACCGCCGTACATCTGGCCGTCGACCACGCCGTAGTTGTTGATGACGCCTACATCGTCAATCAGCGTCATCTTCGACACCCAGGTCTTTCCCATCGTCACGTCAACGTCGACCTCTGCCATGAAGAGCCCGTACATATAGCAGGCATATGGCATGCCCTGCCCATTTTCGTCGATTCCCTTAACCGGCACGATCTCTCCGTCCGCGTTACGCGTCACGCACTCATATGTCCCATGGTAGATAACTGGGAAACCTTCTTCGACCATTTCATCGTATGTCCGAAAGGTCCCGTCCGGCCTGCGCATCGCATCCATAAGTTTATTACAGCCGTCAATAATGGCCTGTCCGACCATCACCTGGCATCGGCTGGCCGCCGCCGGCCCGCTGTTCGGGCAGCGATAGGTGTCATTAAGGAAGAGGCGGATACGGTTAGGCTGCAGGCCGAGCGGCACGAGCGCCCGATGCGCGGTCCCCAGCGTGCCGATATCGGCGCCCTGTCCGTGATCCTCCCAGGTATTGTAGACCATCACGCCGCCATCCGGCATCAGCTCGATGTCACAGTTGGCGGTGTCGCCTCCGTCCACATTTGAGTTGTATACGCCAAATGCGACGCCGACACCCTTCCGCATGGTCTCGGTAGACTCCTCTTTCGCCCGTTTCAGGGCCTCATGATAGCGGGGGCGCAGGATTTCGACCATTTTGGGCAGAGGATAAACGTCCGGCGCATGACCGTGAGGGAAGGTCCCCCCGGGGTGAATGGCGTTGAGGTAACGGAACTCAAGCGGGTCCATGCCGACCTTTTCCGCAAGCATATCGACCGCCACCTCCTGCGCGATATGCACCTGCGGCGCGCCCCAGGCGCGGAATGCCGTGTTCCATTTCTGGTTTGTGTAGACGGCGTATCCTACGCCGTTCACATTTTCAACGCCGTAGAGCGCGCCCATATAATGGCAGAGTTTCACGACGAGGCCCGGGGCAAATTCGGAATATGGCCCGTGATCGACCCAGGATTTGTGATTTATCGCCCGGATACGTCCATTTTCGTCGGCGCCGAGGGCGACCTTCATCAGGAACGGCGCGCGTTTCGGCGTATAGGTCACATGGTGCTTCGTGTCATAGCGGCAAAAGACGGGACGTCCCGTGGCGATGACCGCCGCCGCTATATATCCCTCGCAGGTCAGCCCCAGCTTGTATCCGAACGAAGCGCCTGTGTGGTTCTGAATGATGCGGATCTTCGAAGAGGGGATGCCGATACCGCGCGCGAGAAAGGAGGCCGCGCGATAGATGGAGATGTGCTTGGACTGGATCGTCAAGTTGCCATCTTCATCCCAGTAACCGAAGCCAACATCGTTTTCCAGCGTCAGATGCGGCTGCCTTTGAAGATAAAAGACATCTTCCACCACATGCGGCAGAGAATCAAGGACTTCAGCGGCATCCTTTCCCTTGCGGACCCGCCGCTCAAGGTAGACATTGGAGACACCTTCGTGAATTGACGGAGCATCCGGGGCAAGCGTATCCTCCACATCCATCAGCGCGGGCAGCTCTTTCAGTTCGACACGAACCTTCATGGCCACCGCCTCCGCCTGCTCATAGGTCTCCGCGCAGACGACCGCGGTGACGTCGCCCCACATGAATATCTTTTTATCACAGAGTATAGGGCGCTCCCAGCCATTGCCGGATAACACGCTTGGATGCTGCGCGCCGAAGAGTTTATTCGTGCCACCGAAGGCGTAAATGTCATCCGCCGTGACGACCTTGACCACGCCCGGCATCCGCTCGGCCTCTTTGATGTCGAGGCTCAGGATCTCCGCGTGATTTACATCCACATGGACCAGCGCGGCATAAAGCGTGTTCGGCGGCAGCATCATACCGGCATCATCTCCAAAATCCCAGGTCCCGGTCACTTTGAACTTATCGCTCGGCCTCGGGTAGTTCGTGCCCCAGATAAGCTCGCCGGGCTTCAAAGCGCGTCCGAAATCTTCCATCTCTTTTTCGCCGCGCAGGACCGCCGCGGCGTCCATCACCGCATTCACAATCTGTTTGTAGCCGGTACAGCGGCAGGCACACCAGTGCTTCTGCAGCCAATTACGCACATCCTCCCGCGTCGGATTGAGGTTGGTATCAAGAAGCCCTTTCGCCGCCATGACGAATCCCGGCGTACAAAAACCGCACTGGATCGCGTTGTTCGCAATAAACGCCCACTGGATGGCGTGCAGATGATCGGGCGTTCCCAAACCTTCCACCGTCAGGATATCAGCGTGCTCAGGGATTGATTTCATCCTCACTATACAGGCGTGCATGACCTTCCCGTTTACGATCACATTACAGACGCCGCACTGTCCGCATTCACATCCACGCTTGGTGCCGGTAAGTTTCAAGTGATTTCGTATGACGGTCAGTAAGGTATCCTCCGCCTTGCAAACAACACGCGTCTGATTACCATTAATGTTAAGCAGATAGGATTTTAGAACAACTTTATTTCCAACTGATGAATCCAACGGCTTCTCCTCGCTTTCTCTCTCATGTAATACGGCTTCATATGCCGAAATTTTTTATGCACCATGCGCCATATTTTTATTGGCGTGAAGTTTTAAAGTCAACGAATCAGGATCGGAGACAATAACGTACCCATTGCGGACACTGCGCAAGTTCAGGACAGATAAGCGGGGAGCTCTCTGCACACCGGATAAACGTCTCCCTGCCATCGGCGCGACATCCTCCGAGAATTCCGCACCAGTAAGCGGTGTCATGGTAATCTGTGTTGCCCTCACGCTGAGGGAAAACGCCTTATGTTTATAACAACCGCTCACATGGGACATGTGGGGGCAAAAATAGCGGGTCGGTCAATCGCAGAGTTAATATCTCTTTACGCAGCATTTAGCGGAAAACCATTTCATTTCAAACACATGGGAAGTTTTCATGGCGATATAAAAGCTCTTTATTCGCCATATTTCTCATGCCCTCTTAAATCTGCCCTTTCTTCAGCTGATTCCGCACAGAGAGCGCGAAGGTCATGATGGCAATGAACAGGAAGGTCAAACTGATCGGCCGCGTGAAAAAGATGAGCGGGTCGTTATTTGAAATGATGAGTGAACGGCGCAGGTTTTGCTCGATCATCGGTCCCAGGATCATGCCCAGAACAAACGGGCTGCCCTGATATCCGTACCTTGTCAGAATAAACCCGGCGATACCAAAGAAAAACGCCACAAACACGTCGAATATCGAATTCTGGATCGTGTACGAACCGACACAGCACAGCAAAAAGATACAGGGAAGCAGATATTTTTTTGGCAAACGGTCAATTTTGACAAAAAGATTGGCCAGCCCCAGCCCCACCAAGAGCGTCACTATCGAAGCCACAAAAAATCCCGCGAACAGCGTATTGACCAACCGGGAGCTTTCAACAAAAAGATTCGGCCCCGGCTGCAGCCCCCAGATGATGAGCGCGCCCAGGATAATCACGGTGACGGCGTCCCCCGGAATACCCAGCGTCAGCATCGGGATAAAGGCGCCGCCGCAGACTCCGTTTGCTCCGGCCTGAGGCGCCGCGACGCCGTTGATGTCACCTTTTCCGAATTCATCCGGATTTTTAGCCCACCGCTTGGCCTCTCCATAAGAGACGAAGGAGGCTATATCCGCGCCGGTCCCGGGGAGAGAGCCGATAAACGTCCCAATCAGACTGGAGCGAAAAATCGTGACGATTGAGTATTTGATATCCTCCTTGGTTGGAAGGATGCGCGATATCCTGCTGCTGCCGCCATCTTTATGCGTCAGTGCGGCAGGATTTTCGATTATCGCCCCTGCGTTGCGGAAGACCTCGGAGATGGCGAAGAGCCCGATAAGGGCCGGTACATATGATATACCCGTCATGAGAATCAGAGTATCTCCCGTATAACGGGAAATTCCATTGATCGGGTCCATTCCGATCGTCGCCGTCAGCACGCCGAGCAGCGCGGAGATAACGCCTTTTAGGAGCGAATCGGAGCAGAGCACGGCGACGACGGAGAGCCCGAATACACTGATCGCGAAATATTCCGGAGCGCTGAATTTCAACGCAAACTTCGCAATTATGGGCGACAGCGTAACAAGAAAAAGCCAGCTCACCATCAATCCACAGAACGCGGATATCTGCGCCATGCCGATCGCCCGCCCCGCCATACCCTTTTTCGTCAGAGAATATCCATCAAAACAGAGCGCCGCGGAGGCGGGAGTTCCCGGCGTATTCCAGAGAATAGCGCTGACGGAACCACCCTGTACCGCTGAGATAAAGACGGCGGCCAATATGAGCAGCCCCTGCTCCGCGGAAAGGGAAAAGGAGAGCGGGACTAGGATCGCTACCGCCATCGTCGCGGTCAGCCCGGGCAGAAAACCGACAATATATCCGCCCACCACGGAGACGACTGTCAGGAGAATCATGTCAAACGTGAAAAAACTCTGAAAACCTTCTAGCAGACCGCTGAACATCGTAATACCTCCATCCCTGAAATTTAAAAAAGCCCCTGCGGCAGCTGAACCTTAAGAGCCATGTAAAACAAACAGTAAACTGTCAGCGTAATACCGCTGCTCAGTAAAAGTCCCTTAGGCCAGGGTATCCGAATCAGTGTGCAAAAGAAGAAAATTACAATAAGCCCCGTCGCGATAAACCCTATCGCCCAAAGTAAAACAGGGACGAGACAAGAGAGGGCAAAGAGCAGGAGCAGCCGAAAGGGAAGTTTTTCTTTCTGAGAAGACTCCGCCGGCTTTTTTCTCCGCAGGGCAATCAGCTCCAGGAGGCTGCTTGCCAAAAGGAGCAGCGCACACAGGTTGGGGAAGAAGCTTGGCCCGTAACGTCCGGCGTTTGGTGCCGCAGCCTGGACTTGGATACCTCCGTACAGAAAAGAAAGCGCGACTAATATAAACGCAATTGGAATAAAGGTCTCTTTGTTTTTCAAAACAATTCACCTCCAAGTGTGTGTGTTCTTAAAAAGCCCTTCTCCTCGGAGAAGAGAAGGGCCAATAATGTTCAAGGGATTTGTATCAGTGAAAGGTTACTGTATGGCTTTTTTAAATACCGGGTCCATTTCGTTGAGCCATTTTGTGAATTCCGCGCCTTTGCGGTTGTTGTACTTGAACCCCCGGTCTTTGAGGAATGCCTGCGTCTCCTGCGAGGTGATCGCCTGCTGGAAGACCGCGGTCACATCGTCAACGATATTCTTCGGCGTCCCCTTGGGAAGGCCGATGCCCCACCACGCTCCGATCACCGCGGGACATCCCTGTTCGGTAAATGTCGGCGCCTCGGGGCAGGCTGCCTGGCGCTCCGCGCTGGTCACCCCGAGGATACGCATACGCCCATCCTGCACAAAGGGAAGTATCTCGGAGAAACCGCACGCCACCGCGGCGACGTGATCGCCAAGAGCCGCGGTAATCGCCGCCGCACCGCCGTCATAGGGGACGGGCGTGACATTGACATTGGAACCTTTTTCGATAAGACGCAGCGCAAGATTCCAGATGGAGCCCTCCGCCAGTGCGCCGACTTTGACTTTATCAGGATCTTTCTTAACGGCATTTAAGAAATCCTCGTATGTTTTCAAGGGAGAATCAGACTTCACCGCCAGAACAGCCGGAGCGGTCGCGATAAGCGCCACATGCTCGAAATCGCGGAATGAATACTTCGCCGTTCCCGCCAGATGCATCGTCGAGGCCTCCGTCGTGATGACCGTAACGTTATATCCGTCTTTGCGGGCCGTTGAGCCGTATGTCTGCCCAATCGCGCCGCCGCCACCGGTACGGTTCATTACAATGGCTGATTTTCCCGTATTTTTCTGAATCTGAGAGGAGAGCAGACGTGCGATCGTATCCGTAGCCCCGCCGGGAGTGGCTCCTACGATCAATGTTATGTCACGTGTCGGATAGGCGGCAAAAGCGGTGCCAAAACAGGCGGCAAAGAAACAAACTGCTAATACGAGAACCAAAGATTTCTTCACAAAAATCACCTCCGTGGAGATTAATATGAGCGGTCAGCTCATATGTTCATAAAACGACAATTTCAAATGCTCCTCGACTTTCTCCCTTACTCTTTCAACTTCCCCCTTAGCCATCAGATCCAGTATCTCCCTGTGCCCCTCCAAACTCTTGGAAAACGGCTTGCTCTCCTCCCGCCAGATCCGTTCCGAATCCCAGTGCTCGAAACCGATAGACTCGATGATGTCCTTCAAAATACCGGAGAGGACGCTATTCTTGGAGGCCTTTCCCAAATAAAGATGAAACTGAAGATCCGCTTCATGGTACCGTTCAACGTCCTTCGTACGGACGGCCTCTTCCATCTCCTGATAAAGCCCTTCCAGCTTTTTTATATCGTTATTGTCCAGTTTGTAGGCTGCATATTCCGCGATCACCGGCTCGATCAGAAGCCTGGCAAAGAAGGCTTCGATCGATCCCTCCACCTTGCCAAGTTCTTCAAGATACGACCACAGTACGGTCTTCGTCGATGCGATTGGAACGCTGGCGTCTCCCGCGTTTTGCACAAATGTTCCCTGCCCGGGACGTCTTTTGACGATACCCATATTGACCAAGACAGACATTGACTCGCGTATGACCGAGCGGCTGACGCCGAATGTTTGAGCTAAGGTCTGCTCGTTGGGCAGCTTATCATTTTCCCGCAGCGAGCCGCTTTCAATAGCCTCCAATATTTGTTTGATCACATTATGTGTCTTTTTTCCACTGTCAAGTTTTTCGAACATATTTCTATCCCCTTTCTGACAACTATATCCTATGTCAGACATATGAGTTTAGTCAACTTACGCCGTCCCGGGCCGGACGGCAAAGTAACGACAGCGGAAAGCACATAATATCTGTCCCGAAAGAACGACGGGAAAAATTACCGGGGACAATTAGGGAGTACCTTTATTAAACATGTCATTGTGCATTTACGGGAGCAACACTAACTTATATATCCATATACCCGGCATGGGAATCATGCCTGTCATGGCCCATTTATGGGATCAGCCCAAAACCTCCGGATTTACAAGCGCGCCGGGACGTTTCCCGGCAAGCGCGGCGATACAGTTTTCCGCCGCGAGCCTGGCCATGCCCTCGCGGCTGTCAGGCGAAGCGCTTGCGATATGGGGCGCCATCACAACGTTTTCCATCTCTAAAAGTTCGGGCGAGACGACCGGTTCGTTCTCATACACGTCAAGTCCGGCCCCCCAGATCTGTCCCGTTTTCAGCGCCGCCACCAGCGCCTTTTCATCGACGACGGGCCCGCGGGCGCAGTTTACCAAAATAGCCGTCGGCTTCATAATCTCAAACGCGCGTGCGTCAATCAAATGATGCGTGGCGGGAATGTAAGGCACATGAAGCGATACAAAGTCCGACTCTCTTAAGAGTTCTTCTTTGCTGACAAGATTCGCCCCCAGCTTTTCCAAAGTTTCGCTGCGTGCGACGTCGTGGTAGAGTATCTTCATGTCGAACCCTCTGCTCTTCAGGGCGAAGCTTGTACCAATCCGCCCCGTGCCGATAACGCCCAGCGTCCGGCCTGTGATATCCCGTCCCCAGAAATCGCAGGGAGAAAGATTCCACGGTTTGCCGCTGCGGATGAACCGGTCTCCTTCGCCGACCCTTCTCGCTGCGGCGAGCATCAGACACCAGGCAAAGGTCGCGGTGGCGTCGGTGAGGACATCGGGAGTATTAGTCACCATGATCTTTCGTTCCGTCGCAGCCTCGACATCGATGTTATTGTACCCGACGCCATAATTGACGATAGCCTTAAGGCAAGGCCCGGCACTCTCAATAACGTCACGGGGGACCGCGATTGACGCGCTCACGACGACCGCGTCCACGGTACGCATTTTTTCGCCGAGAAGCTCTTTTGAAATCGGCCCTTTGCGGTCATAAACTTCGACTTCGTACTCTCGTTCGAGCATCTCGGCAAGTATCTTCGGCAACGTCAGCGCTACATAAACTTTTTTCCTGTTTGCCACTTTCTGAAACCTCCCTGCTGTTTTTATTTTTGCCGTTCTTAACCTTTGATCCAAGCTTTTCTCAATACCGCGGCTTTTAATGCAGCTTTTTGCAGTCTATGCCGCGGCTGTGAAAAATAGACAGCGCCGCGGCGACCTCTTCATCCGCGGGCACGGGGACCCCTTTCATCGCATATTCACGGCCAAGTGCGTCATATTTCTTTTCTCCATAGCGGTGATAGGACATAAGCTCGACCGGCGTCTTCGGTATGTTCTCCGCAATCCAGTCCGCGATCGCCGCCGCATCTTCATGCGCGGCGTTAAAGCCGGGGATGAGGGGAAAGCGAATGACGACCCGATCCCGTTTTTCAGCCAGCCTGCGCAGGTTGGACAGAATGCCCGCCGCCTCACAGCCGGTACCCGCCATCTGTTTTTTATCGTCAACATGTTTCACATCAAAATAAATCGTATCTGCAAAATCTAAAACATCTGAAAAATTTTCCCATGGTACGGCGCCGCAGGTCTCAATCGCGGTATCGAGCCCCTCGTTTTTACAGGCTTCAAGCAGCGACCGGGCAAAGGTCCCATCAAGAAGCGGCTCCCCTCCGCTCAAAGTGACGCCGCCGCCTGAACTTCGGTAAAAGGACGTGTCTTTAAGGGCGGTTTCGAGAAGCATATCCACGGTATATTCCTTCCCGTAACGTACCAGCGCCCCGGAGGGGCACGCCTCCGTACAGGTCATGCACCGCGTGCATTTCGACCGGTCAATCTTTCCTGAGACAACG is a window encoding:
- a CDS encoding glutamine synthetase III; amino-acid sequence: MAETKEYQKMKDIYGSLVFDQKEMKQRLPQDVFENLVGAMEGRQKLDSGIADTVALAMKDWAVSKGADHWAHWFHPLTELTAEKHTAFLTADENGNPLNSFRGKDLMQSEPDASSFPSGGTRSTFEARGYSAWDPTSPAFIIRSRKGGTLCIPSVFIAYDGSPLDLKTFLLRSMQAVESRAMKMLKLFGNRGVRYVHATVGGEQEFFLLDRPRAQKRPDIRFCGRTLVGSPPPRDQKMEDHYFGAIPTRVLSYMEDVQRDLARLGVDLATRHNENARCQFEFAPQFTEANLACDQNQLIMETMRKMARQHELRLLFHEKPFHEMNGSGKHINFSLEDSEGRNLLKPSTNHRKNVIFLSFLSAFILGTAKHFGLLQASISTPGNMYRLGGHEAPPYIISVYLGDAVAGMLRAIEEGGGGDGVKQTKGTLDLGLPKLPDIVAFDSDRNRTSPLAFTGNKFEFRAPGASQAMAVPVMSLLSVWAAGLEEFLTLFEERINGGEDPVEAAIKTIRKVSEINKDIRFEGDAYTGGWHAEAERRGLVKAHTIPEGIDLFMEPSTLQMLEELGVFSKKEMEAFHTIKMESFVKNIEIEMSVLRDMVWEGILPAISKQLILERDSFAIADGFDLPGTESWKRIIVKLAEAKISLIEKTRELAALREKMAAMPTRAHADEIVNSAVPLMKEIRKTADSIEIFLSGENMPYPNYRNLLSLSA
- a CDS encoding aldehyde dehydrogenase family protein, with amino-acid sequence MLNNEPELQKQYGLFINGEWRPSNDGKYFKTHCPANGHTLAECAEATREDVDLAVSTAWEAWKSWKDVAPAKRADLLLKIADVIDANKEHLAMVESLNNGKPIRETMAIDVPFSADHFRYFAGAVRTEEGSAAMLDENTMSIILREPIGVVGQIVPWNFPFLMAAWKLAPVLAAGCCTVFKPSSLTPLSVLELARLIGDILPPGVFNVVTGKGSKAGQFMLEHEGFRKLAFTGSTDVGGDVAKAAANRLIPSTLELGGKSANIYFPDCKWDMAMDGLQLGILFNQGQVCCAGSRVFVHEDIYDRFIHDAVKAFNSIKVGMPWETETQMGSQIDKNQVKKIQAAVDMGVEEGARIACGGHPIAEGDFAKGSFYAPTLLVDVTNDMRVAQEEIFGPVACVIKFKTEEEVVAMANDNAYGLGGAVWTRDINRAIRVCRGIETGRMWVNTYNSIPAGAPFGGYKASGVGRETHKVILEHYTQMKNIMINLSESPSGFYPRG
- a CDS encoding MFS transporter; this translates as MPPTERAVSMLGAIFSSLKHRDFRIFWIGQCVSLMGTWMQRTALIWLVYTMTDSPFLVGLVGVAQFLPMLLFTLFAGAVVDRFPKRKILIVTQSLLMLQAFALALLAFFNSEQYWQLLLLCAFLGITTTIDMPARLSFFADLVGKEDVMNAVSLNSSIVNLARIIGPAVAGIVMVKFGAAVCFLINALSFLAVIYSLTRIETKDSVAPPQKRDMLEEVKEGLAYIKNDETLYLNAVFLAIVSTFAMNSEVIIPVFAKTVLGMGAGAYTKLLSAAGAGSLTGAVTMASLSKKGVRKWILLVGAAATLSVQVLMAIAWNYALALLFVAMIGFFNLVFLNAGNSIFQVYAPDKYRGRVMSVYSFLTQGSLPVGNFFAGTAMQALGGWAGYPVCGLTAFICLAFFMRDKKEVVTGWFEGAKASEG
- a CDS encoding molybdopterin-dependent aldehyde oxidoreductase: MDSSVGNKVVLKSYLLNINGNQTRVVCKAEDTLLTVIRNHLKLTGTKRGCECGQCGVCNVIVNGKVMHACIVRMKSIPEHADILTVEGLGTPDHLHAIQWAFIANNAIQCGFCTPGFVMAAKGLLDTNLNPTREDVRNWLQKHWCACRCTGYKQIVNAVMDAAAVLRGEKEMEDFGRALKPGELIWGTNYPRPSDKFKVTGTWDFGDDAGMMLPPNTLYAALVHVDVNHAEILSLDIKEAERMPGVVKVVTADDIYAFGGTNKLFGAQHPSVLSGNGWERPILCDKKIFMWGDVTAVVCAETYEQAEAVAMKVRVELKELPALMDVEDTLAPDAPSIHEGVSNVYLERRVRKGKDAAEVLDSLPHVVEDVFYLQRQPHLTLENDVGFGYWDEDGNLTIQSKHISIYRAASFLARGIGIPSSKIRIIQNHTGASFGYKLGLTCEGYIAAAVIATGRPVFCRYDTKHHVTYTPKRAPFLMKVALGADENGRIRAINHKSWVDHGPYSEFAPGLVVKLCHYMGALYGVENVNGVGYAVYTNQKWNTAFRAWGAPQVHIAQEVAVDMLAEKVGMDPLEFRYLNAIHPGGTFPHGHAPDVYPLPKMVEILRPRYHEALKRAKEESTETMRKGVGVAFGVYNSNVDGGDTANCDIELMPDGGVMVYNTWEDHGQGADIGTLGTAHRALVPLGLQPNRIRLFLNDTYRCPNSGPAAASRCQVMVGQAIIDGCNKLMDAMRRPDGTFRTYDEMVEEGFPVIYHGTYECVTRNADGEIVPVKGIDENGQGMPYACYMYGLFMAEVDVDVTMGKTWVSKMTLIDDVGVINNYGVVDGQMYGGLAQGIGLALYEDFEDPARYNNLVTCGFPYIKSITDDMELIHMETPREFGPWGASGAGELPLTAPHPAIINAIYNAVGVRVKRLPAKPEKIKALLREKQQ